Part of the Gadus chalcogrammus isolate NIFS_2021 chromosome 22, NIFS_Gcha_1.0, whole genome shotgun sequence genome is shown below.
aggacccggggaacatagggatgaccggATGACCCCGGTGACAGGAGGCTGGGTGGATAGGATAGTTACCTCCTCTTACCACTCAACCTTGGTTTGATAATTTAAGTACACCCATTCGAATGTAACTTCTCAATATGAATTTGAGTAGGAATAGAACTATAAAAGTAATTTTGACGAATATGAACTGgacataaataactaaataagagGGATTTCCTCGGCCAGCCAGACAATGTGGCACCAGACCCTTGAATGTGTCcctttaagccatttaacatttctttatttcttcagttatgtggctttattaaaaaatatttacaacctcactttgtactacagcactcaccgcacaGTCAGggaatgcattttctagttattagttattattCCATAATGGCGTTGCAAATTATGTTCAGGTGTGAAATCATAATTTCCTCATTTTGACTGGATAGATACGTTTAGGTATTTGGTTAGAGATAGTAACgtttagggttggggttagtttaggtattttAGATATGGATACCGGTAAATGTATGGGTTAGTAGCTTCGTGTTATGTGTTTCATGTTTCATCATGTTTTCATGAAATATTATTGAGTAAGTCATGAGATTCATTCGCCATCCAAGGAAAAATAAACTCACATCCCAAGGAAGGGTTGGGGAAAAACTACTATCCGAGTCCTGAACCTGCAGCCTCCGTGGGAGCATACCACACCGTGGCCCCGCCCCACGCACGGGTCCCGCCTCCATTGTCCCGCCTCCATTGTCCCGCCCCTGCCCGTTTCGTCGTCGTGTTTTCTCCGGAAACGGAAGTGCGCAGGTACCAGTGACAGGCACCGTGACAGTCAGGTCCTCCTCGTAGCTCAAGCTCGGATATAGTGCGGGTAGCAGTGGGCTTATTACTATTCCAGTACAACAGAAATGGCGGCCGCGGATCCCCGCTCCTCGAGTGACGGTGGACCCGCCGGCAGAGGAGGATTCCCGGCCGGAGAGAGCAGCAACGAGCGCGACGGCCCGGGGAGGAgcggcggagagggagagggggagcgggAGCCGGACCGGGCCACGTTCGAGTGTAACATTTGTTTGGACACTGCAAGGGACGCTGTCATCAGTATGTGCGGCCACTTGTTCTGGTACGAGACGGGAGATTGCTATTTATTCTTTGATCAGCCAATTCAGTTATTGGACTTGAAGTGCACGGTGCCGTTCTGCATGGCCTGCATTTGTTTATCTCCTAGGTCATTTCCCAGTAAACATATTTTTAGAGACAGGGCTCTCTATATCTAGGGCATCACAGATGGCAACATCGGTGGCTATATCTCTGCAGGAGTGGGTGTTGGTTCCCCCCAGCTCCGTTGACACCGTCGCTCCTCGCTGATCACACCCAAATGCATATTATATATTCCCCTGACCATAGGCATTTATTATTGATACGTTTAATGCTAAACTCATGTAACGTGATGATCTCACCTGACCTGAGAGCCTAAATACGTCCCCATTGGCACGCTACCTAAATCACGTACTCCTGCCTTCCCCTCAAGTAATTTATTAACTTTGTTGTTGGAGTGCATCATGGGTAGTCCTGAACTCCTGGCTTTTCACTTGTTTTGCACACGTCGGTCCAGGACCTTCTCTCTTTTATAAGTGGGCAGGTGACGTTGACCTTTGGTTTAGTCCACCCCTGATCTCAGTCGAACCTTCAACTCATTCCCGTTTGAGTGGGGGCAGCCTGAAGGCTGACTGTATTCTGAATGATACTCACACTTTGAGTGTGTAAACAACAAGTGCAAACGTTTCAAGTGTATTTCCCCTGACGGGCTTGAGGATGTCGAGAGGTTCCTGTGAGATTAGTGCTAGTGGGAGAGGATTTGGGTCAGGTGATCCTTGGTAGTCTTTAGTCCTAGTAGgaggttgtgtttatgtgttaagTGGACCGCAACCTCCCTGGTCAAAGGTCCCCTTGGCCTGGACTGGAGTCAAAACTTGAGCTATTGATAGGAGACATTCGACAATATACAATGACGAAAGAAATCTACTGTTGTGTTAACGTAACCATTGACATCCACCGGTTATGTCAGTTTCTTCCACTGTTTTAAAATATAGTTTGGGCCCAAACGAGCCCACAGCAAATGGTATCAGAGACTCACTCAATCGGACTTGGATCCGATCTCTGACCAGTGGTCGTGAACAAGTCATTCAGGCCAGGAGTGTGGAGCCAGAGAAGCTGTCGCCATGGCGACGGAAGATGTTGCGCTATATAGTTGAGCTGTTTTGGTTGCATTGCATTGTCATGTGGTTCATTGAAACACAGTCAGACTGTGATAGGTCATGTCGTCTGCCAGAGATAGGCCTATCTTCGGTGGGACCATGCAAGGACATGTCACCATGGTGACGGAAGATCTGGCATCATCAGAACGTTGAGCTTGATTTGGTTGACTGAAAAATGGTCCAGCTGAAAAAACGATGGAGGGGAACCGATCTGTTACGGAACCCTAGAAACTTGAATACCTGGATTAAAAATACGTTCACAATAGGTCCTTTGATTGCTATAAATAATACTAGAAGGGCAGAATAGTCTTGTGCTTGTGGTTATTACATCCCATCCCAAAGGTTGTTGTTTCGATCTCCAATTTCAAATAGTTATAAAATGAAAGGTTAGTAAACTAAGAGCGATGGAAtggccttttcaaatgcgtgtgcacgttaaagtgctgtacgtagacacggagagccctctccatagccggagagcctgtcggagaccctctccgtagcttacgtgcgcatccaaATGTTTTTTAACTCTCCGTCGAcgccatggacctattggtcgacgcaacggagacggcaagggctgtgattggtcctcttaACAATCATTTCCTgaatcacttctccggtttgactttgcaccttaattactttgtgcattgtttactttgcaccttaaggaccaataaaacacccgataagatttgaaaagctttggaagtttatttactaacactgcttacatggtttgtagtcaacatataagatagatcggggggcgaattgcattgcgtatccgacaacccgacggagagctgctgaggggtcccgtagttacggagtcggatcacggagtcggagtagtatactttggctaaacggtccgggtggaactccgacttcaagaaTTAAATTCCGcattgcaaaacaagcctttacattcgccatattaacgctatgtacacCACATTTACGTACCACGGTTACCAACGGTTTTGTACCGTAccgacggttcggtacaaatacgtgtaccgttacacccctagttccTAGATGATGAAAGTCTTCCTTACTACTgtttttaatctctctctctctctctctctctctctttctctcccccccccagctggcCATGTCTACACCAGGTAGAGTTAACCTTTCTCTTAAAATACTctttagggatcgaccgatatttTTTTCTGCCTTAGCAGATGTCCGATataccgataccgattttcttaaggcgatatttggagccgatactGCTTTTTCTCCCTTAATTGACATCATAAAAAATGCACAATGATAACTAATGTTACAAGTGTTAAATTTAAGCAAGGAACATTTATTAAACTGTTTTATTTACTTCTGTGGGTGACGTTGATCAGCCACATGATGGCGATTCTAACCGTTAGTCACATCGCAAGTCTCCAGCCAGTTGTATGAAGGGTTGGACGGATCCGCCCGCTAGTGAGTGAAATGTTGCAGGTAGATTTCCCCCCCCAGTCAAAAtaatagtgtgtctgtgtgtgtgtctgtctctgtgtgtctgtgtctctgtttgtgtctgtgtctctgtgtgtgtgtgtctgtgtgtatctgtgtctgtgtctctgtctctgtgtgtgtgtgtctgtgtgcgtgtctgtctgtctgtctgtgtgtgtctgtgtgtgtgtgtctctgtgtgtctgtgtctgtgtgtgtgtgtgtgtgtgtagtggctgGAGACACGGCCCAGCAGGCAGCAGTGTCCCGTGTGTAAGGCGGGGATCAGCCGAGACAAGGTGATCCCCCTGTATGGGAGGGGCAACAGCAGCCAGGAGGaccccaggtacacacacacacacacacttatttaatAGCGGTAGAATAAAAATGTATGCAGTCGAAATCATCCATATTATCACATTGCGTGTACGATAAGATTCCCTGTTGAGGGGAATCGTGGCGGGGGTTAATAACGCTTGACGTGATTATGGGATGTCCAGGTTGAAAATGCCCCCCAGGCCCCAAGGCCAGAGGACGGAGGcggagaccagaggaggggtGAGGCCTCGGCTTATTGATTTGGATTTGATCGCTTTATGAGTTTAACACATGTTTTATTAACAGTTGTTAAAAATAGTTTATCACGTTATAATGACCTctttctctccaactctctctctctctctctcgtttgctCGTTctttggttctctctctctccctctctctctctccctccctctctcagcccTTCCAGGCATTCGCGGACACCGGCTTCCACATGTCCTTCGGCATCGGCGCGTTCCCCTTTGGCTTCTTCACCACCGTGTTCAACACAAACGACCCCTTCCACCgagcaggtgcacacacacacacacacacacacactgtccgaCGCAGTACATTCTTTTTCACCCGTTTTCATGCCCGCTGGTACCTGAACCAGTGTAGGACTCAGTGGCCACAGTCTACCGATCGGCATACTCGAGCCAGACACCATAAAGCCCACCTGCTCCTAAAGGACGTGTATCCGAACTCTCTGTCGGGATACGTTTACAGCCAAGTAACGCCTTGTTTCTGTCCAATCAGACCAGTACGCGGGCGATCACCAAGGCAACGGTAACGTCAACAACGGCAACAACAACTGGCAGGACTCCCTCTTCCTGTTCGTcgccatcttcttcttcttctggctTCTCAGCGtgtgacggacggacggacggacgcgcGGAGGGGAATTCAAGgagcacactcgcacacacgcacaaacatacacacacgcacacatcgaAAGGATTTTTAAAGTTTTTCTTCCGAGGAAAACAAGCTCCCCCAGAACTGTTCCCACTCCTTAGAAGACTTTCGCCCCCCCCACAACTCCCCGTGTCTTTTGCTTATGAGGTCTGCCTTTTGAATCGAGCAACAGAAGGTGTGTCCCCTGAAACGTGTGAGGGTCAGGAATGGGCTGTGAATCTGGAATGGAAGGTGGTTGGAGTCTAGAATCGTGTGTAAATCTGCAAATGTGGCGTTATTCTGGTATGTtgtgtcctccctccctccccccgacacacacacacacacacacacgcgtaggGTGATGACGGGTGGCTGTTGGTCGGTACGGGGTCATGGTTCCGTGCCGCTCTGTGGCGTAAGGCAGTATTACATCGTAACATGAGACaacgtgtgtgttttcattggCCGTGGGGTCTGAGGCGCGGTAGAGCCCTGTAGAACGAGGGTTCGCTCGCCCCAGTTTCGGTTTGTCGGTTTTCTTCCGTCTGTTTGAAAGCGTTTCGTACAAAAGGTTGATTCCTTTTTAAATAGCAATGATTCAGTTAAGTCAAGTAAACAGGGTTGAACTGAGACGAGTCGACTCGTGATATAACGCTAATGTGCAGTTGTTGCCATGccaactttttttgttttttgtttgttccaAAGAGATCAGAACGTTAAATTATTAAATAGTTTTTTTGATTAGAGTTTAAAGGTTGTCAAGAGTGTCCAGGTTTTCGGAGGAGTCATTTTTATCGTGGATTTTAACGATTAAAACGACAAAACAGACCCGAGTGCAGTAGGCCtggggacggacacacacactttttctatctatatttgtcttaacaaaaaaaaactgccaTTGCACTGTGAAGTCGTCGACAGACGGTCATGTTGTcccttggcggggggggggggggggcagtttggATCGGTCAGAATGGAATTAGAATCTAATCGAAACACGAAGCGTAACATCTCGTAGCGGCACTGGGAGTTGTTTCGCCGCCGTTAAGCCGATGTGTGCGTCGACTGCTCGTAACAGAATAAtacgttgtgtgtttgtgttttttgcgaACCATAAAAAAAAGTGGCGCAGCAGTGTTAACATTCACAGATCTGGGAGCGTATGCCAGGTGACTAACTAAGACACAGTGCAGGGAACTGAGTGTTCTGGGGTATAGAGGCACGGATAGAACACGGTCGGTTCTATCGCCGCAGACCTTGATCTcatggcggccatgttggctgGTCGGGTGGGTGAACCTTCCAGACTCTTCGGGGCTGCAATGATGACTCGATGGAAACGCGTTTCTTAATGATGCCTGCGTTGAGGAATGGAATGCCGAACTGAAGCTTATGTGTCGCATCTTCTTGGTTCCCCCAACGGTTCTAGTGTTCCCCTCCCAACTCAACAATGTGGCCGCTCGATGAATGCGCAACGTGTTTTTCCTGATTGTACTAAACTTGTTTTTCCTGATTGTTTTGTAAGTGTCTGTTCGTCAACGGGTGGacgtgttatatatatatatatctatagatctatagatgtatagatctttatatatattagtaaatgccATTTTTTACGTGTCTCAATGAACAAATGCCTTGGGAGATGTAGAACAGAAACGGATGTGATGCTATGCAGCTGGCATTCAAAAAGGAAAAACGATACGCAAATGGCAGGTTCCACTTACGCTCTACGTCTGCAGAGTGTCTAATCCCCGCCGTCACCTGGcaatattaaacattaaaaacactTCCCGCTGTAGTAATCAACTGGCCCAGCGCGGACTAGCGGTGAGCTCCAGCAGCGAGCGTTTTTTTGGATTCCTACACATCGGGTGACGCGGACTCTTAAACGGTACGAGGGGCTCGTCCCGGCGGGCAAACTCATTCACAAGGCGGACGGAGGGGGAAGGACATTCAGAACGGGGATGAATGATCGGACTGCTTGAAAGACCCCCCAGGTTTCCCCGAGAACACGACAGACCCCCAGATTCCAGAGCTTTTCGGCTTGAAAGATAACGTTCTGGCGTCGACACAGTGGACGCCATCAGCATTCTATGTGGCCCGCTACTCTGTGGgtagggtcaaaggtcaggcctgtagcgggggggggggggttagacttGAGGTACCAGggatcgttgttttttttcttggtgTAAAACCACTGTCTGGTCAAGCTGTACATTTGTATTCTCCAGCTTTGGAGCAGCGGAGGCGTCAGGGAATCCCTTCGTGTCTTCTACATATTGAGTCGTTGTGCGAAACCAAATGTTCTGGGAGAGACGTGTGGGGACGACGGGCTCCCAGAGTGTGAATAAAGTAGATGTTTAATACTTTACCTTCGTTGTCTTCTTCCCACGGGCTCACTTTGACACACTAGATGAAGGCCTTACATCATGTCATTCTAGAATCCAGTTGGACCTGCTCCGATTCGACTTGAGATAAcgagtatatattatataaatgccctaaatgttaatgttataGATCACATCTCGGTGGATTTAAATTCTAGTAAAATATTCTGAATGTCTAGAATCCAGTGATATGTAATTGATTAAATCCATTGAAATATTGTAATTGGCTAAAATCCTGTGAAATATTCTAATTATCAAAGGCACTCCTTTAACAAGAAAGTCACTACTCCCATCTACTGTACCGCGATAGAGTTGGGGTTAATCGAGGGTTCATAATACGTGTCGATACGCAAACCTGTGCGCAATTTCCCTTGATACATACCTGTTGCTCTAAATCCCCATGGTCGCAGGACTGAACTCAATACCGATTAAGGACCATATATGGTCACACAACGGGTAACGTGTGACCGAATGATGAAATGGAAATAGGACGATTCATGTAATTGAAGAGTTAATGGGAACATcgaaataataatttaatgaatttaTCACCTACGCTGTGTCAGAAAGTGTAGGCCTAATCCAATCAATCTAATCTTGTTACACTCTGCCTTGCTGCCTTGTAAACTAAAAAAATGGGACATGGAAGAAAGAGTTGTCTGTAGTGCTGGACTCGAATCTTTCGTGTGCGTAAACTGATGACACTATCAAGGGCTGCAGGCGGCATAGATCTTAGCAAGGGCAGGGAAAGGGCCTCTTTATCTCCCAACTCTTGATGAAATTTGCCTTTAGCCAAAACCCTGGCGACTGggaccagtgttgccagattgggaccGATttcctgcccaatctggcaacattggcTTGCCTTGGACACAGGCAAACAATGGACTTAAACGAAcctatttacacatttatttagATTCTAAAGTAGAGAAATATATACAAGGATACAAAGGATTTATTAAAAATAGTCTCAATTGAAACAAGTCATTTCTTAAAATGTAAGAACATGAAAGGCAATCAAAATAAATTCTATAACATTGATAGTTCATTTTACGTTTCAGGTGAATATTTAAGCATTATGTCACAACAATTCACATCTTTTCGAACTAGTATTTATTATAACGAATCCCATTGTGAGGATTAGAAGTTGAATCGATCTCTTTATTGGTTCTGTGGAAATTTCCCtgttaaagggtaattccggtgtaaaatggatttgggatatgttttgtatgataacgagttgaaacgttcatTTGAGCACAAAAAACGCATTTAGACGCTTTCTTCTGTTCGCTGTTTTTAGCAGaatctatcaaaacgctataaacttggaacgatggggcaCTGGTTATGGCAAAAAcaaaatcgctattttaaacaacttaaaaggctaaaagtagcccgacacttctttggtagtatagtAAGGGCCATAACATacaacgaggcattgagaactttgtaagtgtacagattgtttattaaaaaggacattttatacacacaataccatcagaaGACCCGTCGACgcaattttgtttttaaaactcGAGAAGTAGATTGgcaaacacagagcttgcgtgttgctgacggatgtcacaatcccATCgaatcttaaaaacaaaatggcgttgaTGGGTGAtgctgatggtattgtgtgtataaaatgtcctttttaataaacagtcagtacacttacaaagttctcaatgcctcgatGTATGTTATGGCCCTTactatactaccaaagaagtgtcgggctacttttagcctttaaagtggtttaaaatagcgatttagtttttaccaaaacgctatcgttccaagtttatagcgttttgatagaatcggctaaaaacagcaaCTGAATAAAGCGTCAATAtgcggtttttgtgctccaaaacaaaCGTTTCAACTTGTTATCTtgcaaaacatatcccaaatccattttacaccggaattaccctttaagaaAAGGGCATGGTACCCTAAAAGGCTTTAAATACAGGATGCAATGTACATCCTAATAAAAATAATGTCCTTAAAAATATAACTTCTCATAACTTAAAACAATATTGCAAAtatttttgccccccccccccccccccccaagaatataatcattcatgttcctaacacacacacacacacacacacacacacacacacacacacacacacacacacacacacacacacacacacacacacacacacacacacacacacacacacacacacacacacacacacacccctcctaaAGTGCAAATCCCATTCTACCCTTGTGTTCATTCAGTCATGCTTCAGACACACCGTAAAAATCTCGTCGCCCCCGATCGGAATTCATTAAAAAGTGCAGGAAGGGAAATTaaaaagaaatgtgtgtgtaaacGCGACACGTGTGCGATAGGAGCGGTCGCCTGGCGAGCGATGGAGAGCAGAGTTTGACACGTTGCCACGGTGACGTGCAGTAGAAGAGACACCTCTTTATTTGGCCCCCTTGTTGGACTTGTTGAGGATCTTCATGAGGTTCTTGGACATGTAGTAGGGGC
Proteins encoded:
- the rnf5 gene encoding E3 ubiquitin-protein ligase RNF5; translated protein: MAAADPRSSSDGGPAGRGGFPAGESSNERDGPGRSGGEGEGEREPDRATFECNICLDTARDAVISMCGHLFCWPCLHQWLETRPSRQQCPVCKAGISRDKVIPLYGRGNSSQEDPRLKMPPRPQGQRTEAETRGGPFQAFADTGFHMSFGIGAFPFGFFTTVFNTNDPFHRADQYAGDHQGNGNVNNGNNNWQDSLFLFVAIFFFFWLLSV